A portion of the Trachemys scripta elegans isolate TJP31775 chromosome 9, CAS_Tse_1.0, whole genome shotgun sequence genome contains these proteins:
- the LOC117883332 gene encoding regulator of cell cycle RGCC-like, with protein sequence MARPTENMNNAVLPDDLNDLLREFDEVIEDFDKGEVCQYEQHLEELKRRTLPSVYDSGIDELESTSTSPGSSLNSSEEALNTSDSIANSKAKLGDTQELEEFIADLDKVLEEM encoded by the exons ATGGCCAGGcccacagagaacatgaacaatGCAG TGCTGCCAGATGACctcaatgacctcctgagggaGTTTGACGAAGTGATTGAAGACTTTGACAAGGGTGAAGTTTGTCAGTATGAGCAGCACCTGGAGGAGCTGAAGAGAAGGACCCTCCCCAGTGTCTATGACAGCGGCATTGATGAGCTAGAAA GTACCAGCACGTCTCCTGGGAGCAGTTTAAACTCCAGTGAAGAAGCTCTCAACACGTCGGACAGCATTGCTAACTCCAAAG CTAAGCTTGGGGACACACAGGAGCTGGAGGAGTTCATTGCAGATCTGGATAAAGTGCTAGAGG AGATGTGA